In a genomic window of Aeromonas veronii:
- a CDS encoding response regulator transcription factor, with amino-acid sequence MSMSKQLLIVDDDQEIRELLNEYLTRAGFQVLTAAEGNEMRQQLSQHSPDLIILDIMMPGEDGFTLCQQIRRDSQVPIIMLTAASDEADRVIGLELGADDYIAKPFSPRELQARIKALLRRAEFRQPEKEKEPSRRLRFAEWTLDTLSHQLTHDDGSLLDLSGSDALLLGMFLQQPGVVLDRDTISDATRGRESLPMERGIDVQISRLRQKLGDNGKSPRIIKTIRGSGYMLIAEVHELP; translated from the coding sequence ATGTCAATGAGCAAACAACTGCTGATCGTCGACGACGACCAAGAGATCCGCGAGCTGCTCAATGAGTACCTGACCCGGGCGGGCTTTCAGGTATTGACGGCGGCGGAGGGCAACGAGATGCGCCAGCAGCTCTCCCAGCACAGCCCGGACCTGATTATTCTGGACATCATGATGCCCGGCGAGGACGGTTTTACCCTCTGCCAGCAGATCCGTCGTGATTCTCAGGTTCCCATCATCATGCTGACCGCCGCCTCCGACGAAGCGGATCGGGTGATCGGCCTCGAACTCGGTGCTGACGACTATATCGCCAAGCCGTTCAGCCCCCGTGAACTGCAGGCCCGCATCAAGGCGCTGCTGCGCCGCGCCGAATTCCGCCAGCCGGAAAAAGAGAAGGAACCTAGCCGCCGCCTGCGCTTCGCCGAGTGGACCCTCGACACCCTGAGCCATCAGCTGACCCACGACGATGGCAGCCTGCTGGATCTCTCCGGCAGCGATGCCCTGCTGCTCGGCATGTTCCTGCAACAGCCCGGCGTGGTGCTGGATCGGGATACCATCTCCGATGCCACCCGCGGCCGCGAAAGCCTGCCGATGGAGCGCGGCATCGACGTACAGATCAGCCGTCTGCGCCAGAAGCTGGGTGACAACGGCAAGAGCCCGCGCATCATCAAGACCATTCGCGGTAGCGGCTACATGCTGATTGCCGAGGTGCACGAGCTGCCATGA